The DNA region AAATCATCAAATAACCAGAAAAGCCACATGATTTGGGTTTGAGAATGAAACCTTAGCATCAATCATGTTCTTCAAACGGAGTAACATGTGAAGAGCCTCATCTTTCACCGCAGCAAGCTCACTCTGGTACTGAAGAGCTCTCCGTTCAGACGCCATCACCCGAGCCGCAGCCTCCTTCGCTGTGTTCAGAATCACATCAGCATAAGCTTTCTTCAGAGCCATCATTTTCTGCAAAATCAATTACatcaaaaattaattcaaaaaattaaattttgagTAAATGGGTGTGTTTGAATCACGGAAAATAGGCCATCCGAGACGGTGGCCGCGGTGACGGCGACGGAGATGGCGGTGGCCGCAACGGCGGCGTTAAGTagttaaggtttttttttttttggagatggaaatttaaaattttgaagagAACCCATTGTACCTGAGGTTGGTCTTGTTGCGAGAGAGTGGAGAAGAGGGAATGGGGGTGGTTGATGGGTTCGGTTTGTGAGATGAGAGacgtttttctctctcttccctccGGGATtttggtttggcaccccaccctttaggctacgcgccccagcatttttttttattccaaaactacccatcggtaaatgatttgccgatgtcaaaataacaatcggtaaatgatttaccgttattgttcctcagtatgaacacctttatcccattacccagaacacgaagaacaatatcggttaatcattaaccgattcttatattgatatcggtatatcatttaccgactggtaatctggcagtttgatcaccttttcaccattactcctccctctaccaacccctccaccattactcctccctccaacaaccccccaccagccccccataactcgcccaaactaccttattctaccattactccactcctccctcacatttcaccttcccaccaccaccaccatctccacatttccaccaccaccaccaccaacaccaccaccaccaagggaaagcttttaacttctggtatgtggtgttagctttggtactttatttatagttagtttaagtagttagttgttagtttaagtagttagtttagttagttaagttggtaatttaggctgCTGAATCGTGAATCGAATCGGTAAATGAATTGCCGTTAATGTATCGGATTATGATTTACCGTTATTATACCGGaatttgatttaccgttatagggtcggttattgatttaccgtttttgttccagggatgacagagtcctttttctttggtgaatcacaattgatacatgctgctggattggaaaatgataatccagaggagcaaccatcactagctgaacctccgattatatctatagatgtctctcatttgtatcatactgatcaggtactcattgcacaaatttttgcatgctttgtttgctttgtttatgccttgttttatgccttatgccttgtttatcctgaaacagcgtttccctttgaaagatgatcttatgaaatgggttcgcgacatttctatggcaaataattttgttttggtgacaacaaagtctgatagtggtgcgaagggaagaaaagaatatgtcattctggggtgtgagaagcatggtgcgtatattccctacagagaaccggatcttgttgaaggaacgtcaacacaaaagacaggttgtccttttaggctaaaaggacgacgtacgaaagatgataaaggttggtggttgaaggtgatggacggtagacacatccatctcgcagctgagtcactagttggccacaattacgctggtagactgaatagtgaggcgaaggaggacgtgataaatcaggctaagacttgggttccacctagaaagatgttggcgtccttgaaggaaaaagatccttcaaacttgactaccatccaacaaatttatggtgtttgcaagcggttcagacaatccgttcgtgggtcactgacagagatacaatacttgctgaagaagttggacggtgagaagtatgttcacttcgaacgaaatgaacccggatcggaagtgattagagatatattttgggctcatccgaatgccgtcaaacttgtcaacacattcccatatgtagtgatcatggattgcacatacaagaccagcaaatacaaactacccttgctcgagattgttggcctgacctccacggataaaacatactcaatagcattctgttacattggcagtgagaccacagaggactacatttgggcattggagtgtatgaagtctctgatTTCCGACCAATCCAGGTTGCCTAGAGTGATTGTGACGGACAGAGATCTTgctttattgagtgctgcttcacaaagccttcccaccaccacccatttactatgcttgtggcacatcaacaagtgtgttttggcaaagtgcaaagagtatgttggcacggatgattttgctcaagaggttatggacaagtgggccgaattggtagatgctccaacagttccagaatttgaagctcattggattgaattgtttaacatgtgcaagcataaacacaagttgaaatttgccacttattgttctactacatggttggtccacaagcagaaatttgccaaggcatgaACAAATTatgtgatgcattttggaacaacaacaagtaacaggtacaaaaattatgttatgacttgttatatgtatttcatttcatagattattacaatattaattcttacatgtgcgttgttggtttgcagggctgaaggtgcacatgccagcttgaagttgatgttgcggaacagtaagggtgacctggccacatcatgggatgcgtcgcatagtttgaccaccaatcgccacactgagatagtagcatcgtttgagcgcagtatgaataaaattgatcaccttttcaagacccctttctacacaaatattagGGGATTTGTGTCAATCAAATGCCTGAAACTCATTGATGCTGAACTGACAAGAATGCGAGCCTGCGGCGGCAGATGCGATTGcttattgagagagactcatggactaccttgcggttgtcaacttgcaggttaccggtcaaccactctcctctcaactacttccaattatttatatttgtgattcaatgtaacatgtctgtgaacttgcagattatgagaggattccgtacgaggccattcatccattctggaagagcctaagttgggagcatgtacctgttgcagatactggcagctcagatatttgcggactaaaccatggagagatgcacccagaagttgaggcactgacacgttatttccattctttggatactggagggcagagtatggtaaggaggaagcttcaagcgatATATTGTCCTGAAAGGAGTACACTATGTACTCCTGAGCTTCGGATAAAGTCCAACCGCACTCCTAGGTTGAAAGAGAGCAAACAACCCAAGGGtcgagcaataggatccttgactcgtgatccttcagcgtttgaacttacAGACAAGAAtattaaagaggaaaagaagtcttcacaaccagcaaagaggaagaagcgtgtgaagaagtctgatacaagccatttcatgtgtaactttccagcctttctccatccatatattggcacaattacagatgttgaggatgatggtaactgtggctatagatccATTGCTGCATTAATGGGGCATTCCGCCGGTCAGGACGGTTGGCCTTGGGTTAGGGCTACATTGATACAAGAACTTGAGACCAATGTGGTAATGTATAATAGGATGTGGGGCACAGATGTTGTTTATGGCTTACATAATCGTCTCACTCTTCCTATTGGTGACCCGGCCACCCCTGACAAATGGTttcaactgccagagatgggataccttgttgcCACAAAGTACCAATTGGTTCTCGTATCCTTATCCTCTATGGGTTGTAACACATACTTTCCACTGATAGGAGCCGGCCCACGATATGAGCATTCTGTTATAGCTATTGGACATGTGATAAATCACTGGGTACAGGTATATTTTGACCAAATACACTAATATTTTAGTTGCCTACTAGCTTGTCgattaatttttgtatgtggaagttatctaattttatggttATTCTCTAAAATGCAGCTCCAATTAACTcctggacatcctatgccgaCTATTGCTCCCCAGTGGGAATTAGTTGTTAGTTTGCATGTGAAtgtgattaaattaaatttctagcTGTGTTAAGGTCAAACAACCATCATCACAagcaaacaaaaacaataaacaactttcctAATTACAACACATGAAGCATATGATTTGAGCGCTTAATCTTTtccaataaacaataaacaactttcctAATCACAACACATCAAATCTATCTTGATCTtttccaattctcaacaaatcaGCAAAGTAATCCTGGAAGCTAAATACATGTCATGGTTAaatattggaaataaattttggaaGTCTGCACTGTCATACTGtcatatcggaaaatcattttccattaccatatcggaaaatcattttccattatcaTATCGGAAATTGATTTTCCGATATTACAGTAAACCTAGAAACAGACCCAAATGCACCCCACTCGTGCCCGTACTCGTTTCATGGAATTTCAGgcaacaaaacacaacaaaacctacctctaatcatcaatcaactaccctagtgttcaaccattgacctaattcaaacttcaaatgtgaaaatcattgaaatcaaaacttaccttttgaatgtaatggaatgggTCTTTGTGGGAGCTTTGATGATGATTAGAACCGACCTTTGAGATGATTGAAGTGGTGGAACCGAGCTTTGAGAGAGGATGCGATTGAGGGAGGGaaatttgggttttgaaataatgggtttcaaaacccaaactgtcgtgtttatatgttttaaacacgatcggtaaatgattacccgTTATAGAGTcgggtaatcatttaccgtTTTTAATCAACTGGTTTTCTGGTAATTTCGCCCCCCAAGGTGGGGCGGGGGGCCTAATgggtggggtgttaaacccaaatccCCTTCCCTCCATTTCTGTTCTGCTTCTGGTGCAGTGTTTGGAGGTTCAGTGAAGAACAAAAAGGGTGCGTGTGTTGTTACGGATATGCCCTTGCGTTTTTgggtttgaaatattttttaaaatttttagaaaaataaataaaataattaactcTCCGTAGTGGTTATTTAACTATGATTGTAGTTGTGTTTTATTAAAAGcttaattcaaatttaattagcTGAATTTGGTTGTTCTAAGAAGAGTTAAATACATGTGATTTGGAAATTTGAGACTTTATTTAAGCCTTTGAAAAATGTGGTAGTTAGGCTAATGGTGTAGCTGATTGCTTAGTGAAGTATGCCCATGTGTTTGGTTTCGGTGTTCACATGCTGCACTATCCTCTTGTTGAGTGTCGTAGCTTGTTAGTTCAGGACGCTTCTGAGGCGCTGACCTCACTAAGTGCTCCTGTTTTGTAGCGTTTTTCTTGCTTTGGGGGTTCTGCCCCTCCATGtcaccaaaaaaaagaaaaaggtggTAGTTattctcacttttttttttcagtttgaggctttatttgaattttgaatattGGAAGTTAGAACCACTGTTTTATCTCCTCTTCAAATTTGAAGTTTTAAATTTGGAGAAAGCTCATCACATTCTTGAATTTCGGTAATTTTGTATGGTTTTGGCAGTTGGACTAGGCTCCTTACGGAGACAGAGACATGGAAGTCCCTCCAAAGTCCACACCATTGTCTAAAATGATCATCAGCAAACAATTTAATGCAACTTTGGATATAAAAAGAATAGTGTTCCATATGCTCAAATGACCACAAGATCTAATAGCATTTCAGTGAACACTATGTAGGCTAGCTGAGATGACTAAGTTAGGGAACATCTCGTCCAAGCACTGACCTAACTGATGTGGTCAACACATTAAATGAAACACCACAAGGTTGTCTAGAAATAACCACATCTCGAAAGATCATCAAGACTTCATAAAGAGCTCAAGTCACAAAAATTACAATATGTGTATATAAATACAGGTTTGCTTGTACATTTAATCAAACATTACTCATTTTGCTAATCTGTTAGTTCTTCTTAGACTTTGAGATTATCTATATGATATAGAAGCTTACTAGAGCGTTAAGAATGTCTATTGCAAGAATACTCACCGTTATTCCTCATCATGCTTCGTCGTAGCCATTTCCACTCATCTAGAGCATTAAGCCTACAACCATGGTTGTCATACTCGCGAGTTGACTCTTAGAATCTTACGATTCTACATTTCTAGGCTCCAAAACGAGTCAACTCGCACGCAAACTCTAAAATTCCTAGAACCGAGCAAACTCTAGCTGACTCGGTAAACTTGCATCGACTCACGATCCCACACCGGGTCTACGAGTCACGGAGTAAATGAATTACGCACTATATCATTGAATTTTTATAAAGGGATAATTTTAGGTTTTCATGAAAATATTTCAACAAAGACCGAGAGAAAGATAGGGTTGAAATCTCATTTCAATCCAACATTCTCATTCACCTTCAAACCCTATGAGAAGCCATGTCGTCGTTGCGAGTTGTCGCCCTCGCCGTGGCTTCAAATTTTTAAGCTCTCTTTAAGACCTAATAAGTGTTCTGGAGATGTTCATTTGAAATGAGACAATTACAATCAGCACAAGTTTCAATCTACCAGCAATAAGCCTTTTCTTCCTATAAAAGTTTATAATTCACAATGAAGAAACTTCAAAAATAGGAACAAGAAAAATTAACAAAGATCCTAATAACTTAACTATCATCCATCAAGCTTCGTTGCCAAGTTCAAAGTGTTGAATCAAGCAGCTGAGGGTACTTTGCAATAGGAGAATTCGACAGACCTGATGAGTGACCTGGGCCAGGTGCTGAATATCACTAGAAGGTCCATTTATCATGCACATTTCTTGGGACCTAATGCATCATTTTGCTTGTCCTCCACCTTCATCTTTGTTGCGCTCTTCTCAGAATCAAACTTTTTGTACAGGTTTACCAAGGATTCCTTTTTTCGCTTCCTTTGAAAGGTATACTTCAAAAGCCTATTGTCATCTGCTTGACCAGGAGAACCATAATTTTCTTCAAATGCTTTAGCATCTTCCAAGTCAGTATTTGTAGACGGagtatcaacaacctcaactaTCATATTAGAACTGGGGCCAGCTGAATTCTGCACAGCACAACCTTCTAAACTTAGTAACTCATGATCCTTCACAATTTCAAATTTCTTAACAGCCTCGATGCTTTCAGTAACACCACTGAGAACAAATGATGGTTTACTACTCTTTAAAACAGAAGATACCATTCCTACATGTCCgtgtcttcttttctttcttttccatttACTGATGGCACAAGACTTGATAGTCGATAGAGAACACACACCTTTGCTAGATTTAAAGTTCTCATTTGTGTGTattttacaagaggaaagcaAGTAATACCTGCAATACGAAAGAATCTTCCGTTTTGGTCTTTTATGAAGCTTAATGTGCTTCTTAATTTCCATTTTCTCAGTCTTGGCAGACGGTGCATTAAATTTAGCAAATTTCCCTTCAATATATTTGGCAAGCCCATCCTTTTTACCGTAATCTTGATTGTGCACATCTCGAGGGAGCAGCTTTTCATCCAGCAAGTTTCCTTCTAGTGCAAGGATTCTCTGAGTAACTCCATTTCTGCAAAGTTCAGCTTCCTTGCTTCTCATGAGGAATGAAGCAAAGTCAGAGTCATCCAAATTAGACCAGCACAATTGCTCAGTTTGTTTTTTCGAATTACAGCACTTCTCATCTAGAGAATTCACAGTCAATGATTTGTTCTTCACATCACAGCTTGTGACACATTCAAGTTCTTTCTTAGGAAACAATGCCAAAGCATCAGGTTGTACACTGTCCTGAAAAGATGCAACTTGCTTTACACTTTGTCCATCCAAGGAATTGATCTGGATATTCTTGGTCTTTTCTAATTCACGATGTACATGTTCCAATTCTGCCCTAAGATCTGTTATGACATCCTCAGCCTCATTCAATTGTGCTTCAAGCTCTTCAATTTTACTTTGCTGGTTCAATGATGTCGTCTCTGATTCAGCTGTCTGTAAACGaagaaaaatttatttatgGTATTGGTACTGCATTACATAAAATACCCAAAAGCATGTCTGAGTAAGAAATGCAAGTTAGAGTGGTTTTTCAAAGCAAATATCGAAAGATTCTTCCATTAATGAGGATGGAAATTTTAAGTACAGTAACACTGACAATTTGAGTCTCGCAATAAACTGAATTTTCTTCTAAGTACACACTTTTATAAGACTTGGTTATTGTTCATATTGCTATTTGCTATACAGATTCTGACCGGGGAATAACATAATTTCTTGTCTACTACTGACTACCCCAACCACACACACTAACACTCCAAAATGTGTCTTTCCAGAGGGCTTAAATCATGACATTTCTGGGAAAACAACATTGACTAATCAAAACAAAAGAGTGATTAGAAAATAATGCAATGCTGTCAAGTCAACCTATCTTTATGCTCTGCTTTCACTGGATTTGAAGGTTACGTAATAAATCTATTAATCTATTGCTAAAGCATTAGATCTGAAGCACAAATTGTATAGATCACAAATCAGCAACATTATGCCCCTATCTAATAGACACGGTTGCAATTTGTGATCATTCTCCACTCCTAATTGACTGTCCTTTAAATTGACATGCATGATGCATCTGAGTTTTGTTAGTCTCTTTGAAATCTCAAATATTGATAGAACAAATAAGAAATTAGAAATTAAAGGGTCTGGGCATGATAAGCAGGTGGCTGAGGATTAGTGATTAGTATGAGCCAGTTCTATCATATATCTTCAGTTACTCTCTTAAATAACTGTTCTTCACTTGACCGGTAATTATTGGTCAACTATTTCTATTTGTTCCTCGCAGGTACCAGCCTTTCCACTTCCTACctgcattttcttcttttttgataATGTAAGTTCTTCCTGTCCACAATGAAAAGGGAAAAAGGCACACTAGGATGAGCCAACTTCCCACCTAAACTAAAATAGGGGGAAAAAAGACTAACTGATACCCTTGTGATGAGTGCCTTGCATACTTGAACACATGGTGGCTGCAATATGTATTCAACATTCATGTTATTTTTTAGCTGTTAATGTGAGGAACTGAGGATTTATTTTTTAGGTTGGCAACGCTAAATTTGTAACTTCTTTATCTTGAAGAAGGATTCTCTTCTCTCAACCTATTCTTCCTAGCTTTGTGGCATCTGTAGTTTATCAGATGAGAGACTGACcaaaaatgacaaaatcaaTCACAAAAGATATAATAATAGCATTGCTCAATGTATCACTCTACTTGCCACTTCAAGGAGAAGTTTTGGAAGTTTTAATGACGCCAATCCATTTTTCAATTGACAATGGTCCTTCTATACACATCTTGTTTAGGATAAGTTGGTGTTGTCAGCGTGATGCAAGGGATTTATATctagttaataaaataaaaggtATATTATGTGCCCATTAGCAGTAGCCAGGAAATGGATAAGGTGAGAGGCAATATCCTGAAATACGATGGACACAAGTAAAGGGTTTAGAGGTTACTACTGACACATGTCCAAGATCAAGCATCTTAAGGGGAACAAGATTAGTTCTGAGGATAACAAAACAGACTAATCACATTCACAGGAGAATAGGCAAGCACAAGAAAAAAGTTAGATCAGAATACAATCAGAGCCAGTAGTCTAGTCCACAGTTTGTCCCTAAAAAGCCAAAATACAATTTGCCAACTAATAATGGAGCAAAGAATTTTCATAAAACATTTCATTCAGAAAATCATATGCATAACAATTTCACTTGAACAATCAAAATCTGCATCCGATCATATATACATGTGATCCTTAATATCTCCAGTTTCAAATTCATAATCTAACTCAAAAAACAGACAGCAACAGAAAATTTGAGTTGGACACCACAAATAAAAAACTCAATGAGCTCTTTAGTATTTGCTTGGTTGTCCTCAAATCACTCTCTTCCAAAAGTAACTAATTTGTATTTCAAAAGGGTTTCATTAATATTTTACCATCATCACAAAACCAATTCTTGTCAACAAACTTCAGTAATACCATTGCTAAAACACAGATAAAATCAATTCAACTAAAATCTAAACTAATCacataaataaaaacctaaaacTTCCAACCAACAATTTGATCAACTGTTAACATAAAAACATCATCAAATAACCACAAAAGCCACATGATTTGGGTTTAAGAATGAAACCTTAGCATCAATCATGCGCTTCAAGCGGAGTAACATGTGAAGAGCCTCTTCTTTCACCGCAGCAAGCTCAGTCTGGTACTGAAGAGCTCTCCGTTCAGACGCCATCACCCGAGCCGCAGCCTCCTTCGCAGTATTCAGAATCACATCAGCATAAGCTTTCTTCAGAGCCATCATTTTCTGCAAAATCAATTACatcaaaaattaattcaaaaaattaaatttttagtaAATGGGTGTGTTAGAATCACGGAAAATAGGCCATCCGAGACGGTGGCCGCGGTGACGGCGACGGAGATGGCGGTGGCCGCAACGGCGGCGCTAGGtagttgttattttatttttttggagatgaaaatttcaaattttgaagAGAACCCATTGTACCTGAGGTTCGTGTTGATGTGCTGGAGTGGAGAAGTGGGAATGGGAGTTGTTGATGGGTGCGGTTTGTGAGATGAGAGacgattttctctctcttccctccATGGCTGTTCTGCTTCTGTACCAGTGTTTGAATGTTAACTGAAGAATAAAAGGGGTGAGTGTGTTTTTACGGTTATGCCCTTACATCTCTgggtttgaaatattttttataaaaaaattagaaaaataaataaaataattaactgTAGttggttagctcaagtggtaagagctatgaaACATGCGGTTTGTGTGGGGGAGGTTCAGAGATCAATCTCTGGCggttgcaatttatctttccgatgtataaaaaaaaaaaatatgtttatccaaaaaaaaatcttgatcTAAATTTAATTAGCTGAATCAAGTATGAATTTGGTTGTTCTAAGAAGAGTGAAATACTTAAACTGGGATTTAGAATATTTTAGACTTTATTTAAGCCTTTGAAAAAGGTTGTAGtttttctcactttttttttcagatTGAGGCTTTATTTGAATTCTGTATATTGTAAGTTGAAACACTCTTTTATTTCCTCTTCAAATTTCAAGTTTTAAATTTGGAGGAAGCTCATCACATTCTTGAATTTTGGTGATTTTGTATGGTTTTGGCGGTTGGACTAGGCTCCTTGTTGAGACTAATACATGGAGGTCCCTTCAAAGTCCAAACCATTGTCTAAAATGATAATCAGCAAATAATTTGTCCCCGAGTtaactcaagtgataagagttagggACATAAGAGTGAAGAGGTTAGGGTTCAAATCCTGGTGAAgaaatttactaacattaacTAACATTGCCTATCACACAAAAAATCAGCTTAGATGACAAAGTTAGAGAACATCATTTAAGAATTGGCTTAACGGATGTGGTTAACACATTAAGATATGTGTATATAAATATAGGTTTGGTTGTACATTTAATCAAGCATTACTcattttgttaatttgttaGTTCTTCTTAGACTTTGAGCTTATCTATGATATAGAAGCTTACTAGAGCGTTAGAATGTCGATTGCAAGAATACTCACCGTCGTTCCTCATCATGCTTCGTCGTAGCCATTTCCACCACATATAGAGCATTAAGCATACAACCACCACCCGAAAATTAGAGGTGCTCAAAGTTCAAGAAAATGAGATTAGGCCTTAAAGAAGTGGGAAATTGGTTACAATGATAAATTTCGTTCAATTTGTGAAGATTTTTctataaaaataagaaattgagaattttaagtATAATAATAATACAGGCTTGATTAGCAACAAGAGACTAAATTAACTACAAAAAATGAGGGACTAAACTCGAGACTAAAAATGTAATTAGGCCTTTTAATTAAGCCCATAATTTATTAAACGAAGTCTCTCAGCCAAGAAGACTTCGTAACAACTCGTTTGGGCTTGGGTGCTCCACTTGGCCCATTGCTAACACTAACCATATCAATACATGATCATAtaatactttaaaaaaaaaagacgatGATCATATAATGAGCTtcagaccaaaaaaaaaaactccttaTTTATGCTCCAAAAAATTAATCATTGAAAGTACATCAGATGTATAATTCTTTAACCCCTAaaaaataagatatatattTCTGAAGAAAATCATATTACATGTTTAACATTTTCTCCAAATTCATTTGCATTTGACTGTTCACTTCACCAATTTATAAGTTATTTTTCTAGTTtccgaaggatagctcaagtgtgGTAAGAGCTAGAGGTTCAAGTAGTAAGAACTAGGGAGATAAAGTTTGGGTGGGGTGAGGGGTTCCGGATTTAAAAtcggaaaaaaattaatttactaacatttataacaactaacatttacttgtaaaaaaataagttatttttcTAAACTCTAAAGTATTTTTTCTACGTTCTCACCTGCCTGGCCAACTCAACTTTTTGGTCAACAAAAGACCTGAAGTCACCAtgacaaattaaaataatagaCTCCATAAAGTTTTCTTCAAATGCCATCCTCTTCTAATTTTTATCTGGGTTTTCGACACGACAACCTAACAACAAATATGAAACATCTCACATAATTGCACAATTAGTGACCACAAAAGTAACGAAATTAATATCATGTATGTATTACAGAGACGAATATATATAAGAGGAGGTAAAACCGTGGAAGAGGAAAACCCACATTTTTCTTTACCTTATGTTATAAATTATCCGATGATAACAAGACAAGAATTAGTAATAACCGATAAATCCAGATGAAAGAGGTTTGTTTACAAGACCATAAAAATCAGAAACTAAAAATCAAACCGTACATTTAGTCGACAAGACGACAACCATATATTTCGCAAGAATACAAATCTGATCACTAAAGCAGTCTCTACTCAATTATTCATTCTATATACCAAATCACAATCACTTCCATATTTTCTTTACTTAAGAACCACTCCAATCACATGGCCATCTTCCAAGCATAGGACTAGTTCTTGGTAATAAAACACTCAACATATGCGCTTCACGTGCTAgctgttagaagtcccacattggctagagataaggccaatcaagtgtttataagggttgtgcaaacctcaactcttgagctagcttttgtggttgagtataggcctcccaatttctaatatggtatcagagcctatcctagatccatttgttgtggagaccacccatatttgggccacccgttgttgatcccacgttccagtctgttcaatcctggacgtgagggggtgtgttagaagtcccacattggctagagataaggccaatcaagtgtttataagggttgtgcaaacctcaactcttgagctagcttttgtggttgagtataggcctcccaatttctaatactaGCTACAACAATCATAAATTGATCCCCTTTCCAAAAGTGATTGAATTGTTATATATAGAA from Lotus japonicus ecotype B-129 chromosome 2, LjGifu_v1.2 includes:
- the LOC130736984 gene encoding protein FAR1-RELATED SEQUENCE 4-like, whose protein sequence is MTESFFFGESQLIHAAGLENDNPEEQPSLAEPPIISIDVSHLYHTDQRFPLKDDLMKWVRDISMANNFVLVTTKSDSGAKGRKEYVILGCEKHGAYIPYREPDLVEGTSTQKTGCPFRLKGRRTKDDKGWWLKVMDGRHIHLAAESLVGHNYAGRLNSEAKEDVINQAKTWVPPRKMLASLKEKDPSNLTTIQQIYGVCKRFRQSVRGSLTEIQYLLKKLDGEKYVHFERNEPGSEVIRDIFWAHPNAVKLVNTFPYVVIMDCTYKTSKYKLPLLEIVGLTSTDKTYSIAFCYIGSETTEDYIWALECMKSLISDQSRLPRVIVTDRDLALLSAASQSLPTTTHLLCLWHINKCVLAKCKEYVGTDDFAQEVMDKWAELVDAPTVPEFEAHWIELFNMCKHKHKLKFATYCSTTWLVHKQKFAKA
- the LOC130736985 gene encoding uncharacterized protein LOC130736985, which gives rise to MHFGTTTSNRAEGAHASLKLMLRNSKGDLATSWDASHSLTTNRHTEIVASFERSMNKIDHLFKTPFYTNIRGFVSIKCLKLIDAELTRMRACGGRCDCLLRETHGLPCGCQLADYERIPYEAIHPFWKSLSWEHVPVADTGSSDICGLNHGEMHPEVEALTRYFHSLDTGGQSMVRRKLQAIYCPERSTLCTPELRIKSNRTPRLKESKQPKGRAIGSLTRDPSAFELTDKNIKEEKKSIAALMGHSAGQDGWPWVRATLIQELETNVVMYNRMWGTDVVYGLHNRLTLPIGDPATPDKWFQLPEMGYLVATKYQLVLVSLSSMGCNTYFPLIGAGPRYEHSVIAIGHVINHWVQLQLTPGHPMPTIAPQWELVVSLHVNVIKLNF
- the LOC130739305 gene encoding uncharacterized protein LOC130739305; the encoded protein is MEGRERKSSLISQTAPINNSHSHFSTPAHQHEPQKMMALKKAYADVILNTAKEAAARVMASERRALQYQTELAAVKEEALHMLLRLKRMIDAKTAESETTSLNQQSKIEELEAQLNEAEDVITDLRAELEHVHRELEKTKNIQINSLDGQSVKQVASFQDSVQPDALALFPKKELECVTSCDVKNKSLTVNSLDEKCCNSKKQTEQLCWSNLDDSDFASFLMRSKEAELCRNGVTQRILALEGNLLDEKLLPRDVHNQDYGKKDGLAKYIEGKFAKFNAPSAKTEKMEIKKHIKLHKRPKRKILSYCRYYLLSSCKIHTNENFKSSKGVCSLSTIKSCAISKWKRKKRRHGHVGMVSSVLKSSKPSFVLSGVTESIEAVKKFEIVKDHELLSLEGCAVQNSAGPSSNMIVEVVDTPSTNTDLEDAKAFEENYGSPGQADDNRLLKYTFQRKRKKESLVNLYKKFDSEKSATKMKVEDKQNDALGPKKCA